Proteins encoded by one window of Melospiza georgiana isolate bMelGeo1 chromosome 18, bMelGeo1.pri, whole genome shotgun sequence:
- the LOC131091235 gene encoding dynein light chain 1, cytoplasmic isoform X1, producing the protein MGVQGPAALTNGRPGGGAGGQWGRSALRGRGRGAARRVRTRAQRRPLRSARTQSIMSDRKAVIKNADMSEEMQQDSVECATQALEKYNIEKDIAAHIKKEFDKKYNPTWHCIVGRNFGSYVTHETKHFIYFYLGQVAILLFKSG; encoded by the exons ATGGGCGTTCAGGGGCCGGCAGCGCTGACCAATGGACGCCCGGGAGGCGGTGCCGGCGGCCAATGGGGGCGGTCCGCGCTCAGGGGGCGGGGCAGAGGCGCTGCGAGGCGCGTACGGACCAGAGCGCAGCGCCGTCCGCTCCGCAGCGCCCGCACG caATCAATCATGAGTGATCGAAAGGCAGTGATCAAAAATGCGGACATGTCAGAGGAGATGCAGCAAGACTCGGTGGAATGTGCAACTCAAGCCTTGGAGAAATACAACATCGAGAAGGACATCGCTGCTCACATAAAGAAG GAATTTGACAAGAAATACAATCCCACGTGGCACTGCATCGTGGGCAGGAATTTTGGCAGCTACGTGACTCATGAGACCAAGCACTTCATCTACTTCTACCTCGGCCAAGTCGCTATTCTTCTGTTCAAGTCTGGCTAG
- the LOC131091235 gene encoding dynein light chain 1, cytoplasmic isoform X2: protein MSDRKAVIKNADMSEEMQQDSVECATQALEKYNIEKDIAAHIKKEFDKKYNPTWHCIVGRNFGSYVTHETKHFIYFYLGQVAILLFKSG, encoded by the exons ATGAGTGATCGAAAGGCAGTGATCAAAAATGCGGACATGTCAGAGGAGATGCAGCAAGACTCGGTGGAATGTGCAACTCAAGCCTTGGAGAAATACAACATCGAGAAGGACATCGCTGCTCACATAAAGAAG GAATTTGACAAGAAATACAATCCCACGTGGCACTGCATCGTGGGCAGGAATTTTGGCAGCTACGTGACTCATGAGACCAAGCACTTCATCTACTTCTACCTCGGCCAAGTCGCTATTCTTCTGTTCAAGTCTGGCTAG